A portion of the Atribacterota bacterium genome contains these proteins:
- the deoC gene encoding deoxyribose-phosphate aldolase — MPEIISMESAKILAKNNIARLIDHTALRPDVTGMQIEKLCKEALQYHFYSVCINASFIPLARAFLSTSEVKICTVVGFPLGATLSRVKAYEAEEAAKEGAEEIDMVINVSTLKDKDYQKVQEDIKLVVKAVSGLICKVILENCLLTDQEKEVACQIAAEAGASFVKTSTGFEQGGATVEDIKLMRNVVGNHMGIKAAGGIRDYKAALQMVEAGATRIGASKGVEIVEGSHL; from the coding sequence ATGCCAGAAATAATTTCTATGGAGAGTGCAAAAATATTAGCTAAAAATAATATTGCCAGATTGATTGATCACACCGCTTTACGTCCTGATGTTACTGGTATGCAAATTGAAAAACTATGTAAAGAAGCCCTCCAGTACCATTTTTATTCCGTCTGTATAAATGCCAGTTTTATACCTTTAGCCAGAGCTTTTTTAAGTACCTCAGAAGTTAAAATATGTACTGTGGTAGGTTTCCCTCTGGGAGCAACCCTATCTCGGGTTAAAGCTTATGAAGCAGAAGAAGCGGCCAAAGAGGGAGCTGAGGAAATAGATATGGTTATCAATGTTTCTACTTTGAAGGATAAAGATTACCAAAAGGTACAGGAAGACATTAAATTAGTGGTGAAGGCTGTGTCAGGATTGATATGCAAAGTTATTTTAGAAAATTGTTTATTAACTGATCAGGAAAAAGAAGTTGCTTGCCAGATTGCTGCTGAAGCAGGTGCCAGTTTTGTAAAAACATCCACTGGTTTTGAGCAGGGTGGCGCTACTGTGGAAGATATAAAACTGATGAGAAATGTTGTGGGGAACCATATGGGTATCAAAGCCGCAGGAGGTATTAGAGATTATAAAGCTGCCTTACAGATGGTAGAAGCAGGTGCTACTCGTATTGGAGCAAGCAAGGGTGTAGAAATAGTGGAAGGAAGCCACTTATAA
- a CDS encoding transposase — protein sequence MEKNEQQQFSFSTYEAYRKIKKNDPLKMILESIDWSFINPLIKDRYSNDKELIYSPISLFKAQLLVYLGEVKSNRQLAEALRYNTKYCVICGFHHFLKTPAHSTFSAFRKRIGSDLFHKIMHRLVAQSIPMISRKINYIPPQSLHISVFSRDGKRIKCNCKGKCKIDKIVTKNSKEISKKNFVYNGYNIRLHIDRKSYKPRAAEIRLK from the coding sequence ATGGAAAAAAACGAACAACAACAATTTTCATTTTCTACTTATGAAGCCTACAGAAAGATAAAAAAGAATGATCCGTTGAAGATGATCCTTGAGTCAATAGATTGGTCTTTTATTAATCCTTTAATTAAAGACCGTTACTCCAATGATAAAGAGCTTATTTATAGTCCTATTTCTCTATTTAAAGCCCAATTACTTGTCTATCTTGGAGAGGTAAAGTCAAATCGTCAGTTAGCCGAAGCCTTACGCTACAATACTAAGTATTGTGTAATTTGTGGTTTTCACCATTTTTTAAAGACACCGGCTCATTCTACCTTTTCAGCTTTTAGAAAAAGAATTGGTTCTGATTTATTTCATAAAATTATGCATCGTTTAGTAGCTCAGAGTATTCCCATGATTTCCAGGAAAATTAACTATATTCCTCCTCAATCTCTTCACATATCAGTATTTTCCAGAGATGGAAAACGAATCAAATGTAACTGTAAGGGAAAATGTAAAATAGATAAGATTGTAACTAAAAATAGTAAAGAAATTAGTAAGAAGAATTTTGTATATAATGGCTACAATATAAGGTTACATATTGACCGAAAATCATATAAACCACGAGCTGCTGAGATTAGGCTAAAATGA
- the ftsZ gene encoding cell division protein FtsZ, with the protein MEEQKVDNFVNIKVIGVGGSGNNAIEEMANHRINGLELIAVNTDLQALSLSQANQKVQIGKLTTKGLGAGGDPEIGKKAAEEDRNAIAKVLEDADIVFITAGMGGGTGSGAAPVIAEIAKREGALTIGVVTRPFSFEGKKRIVQAEQGIEELKKQVDAIITISNDRLLTMISKDTSVKEAFEITDRVLRQSVQAIADLITTPGLINLDLADVKAVIKDAGFALVGIGIGRGNNKASTAAEAAISSPLLEVSIKGSNSLLVNVTGGLDMSLYEINEIVDLVSKAAGREANIVFGAIISENMQDEVRVTVIATKCEKAMPMPLYQERTETISVREKLEQEEKKKERIFPYSSENLTESPVSKEKDLSFDNNKPLTEDDPDLTKKLPDKEDLDIPTFLRRKYKRF; encoded by the coding sequence GTGGAAGAACAAAAGGTAGATAATTTTGTTAATATTAAGGTAATTGGCGTTGGGGGAAGTGGAAATAATGCTATTGAAGAGATGGCTAACCATCGTATTAATGGGTTAGAACTAATAGCAGTTAATACAGATTTACAGGCACTTTCCTTATCTCAAGCAAATCAGAAAGTGCAAATTGGAAAATTAACTACTAAAGGTTTAGGTGCTGGTGGTGATCCTGAAATTGGTAAGAAGGCTGCTGAAGAAGATAGAAATGCTATTGCTAAAGTTCTGGAAGATGCTGATATTGTATTTATTACTGCTGGTATGGGTGGAGGAACGGGTAGCGGTGCAGCACCTGTTATTGCTGAAATAGCTAAAAGAGAGGGAGCTCTTACTATTGGAGTCGTAACACGTCCCTTTAGCTTTGAAGGCAAAAAAAGAATTGTACAGGCGGAACAGGGGATAGAAGAACTCAAAAAACAGGTTGATGCAATTATTACTATTTCCAATGATCGTTTACTTACTATGATTAGCAAGGATACCTCAGTTAAAGAGGCTTTCGAAATTACCGATCGTGTATTAAGACAATCAGTACAGGCTATTGCAGACCTGATTACTACTCCCGGATTAATCAATCTTGACTTAGCAGATGTAAAAGCTGTAATTAAAGATGCTGGATTTGCCTTAGTGGGTATTGGAATAGGGCGTGGAAATAATAAAGCTTCAACAGCTGCGGAAGCAGCCATTTCCAGCCCCTTACTGGAAGTATCTATTAAAGGGTCCAATTCATTACTGGTAAATGTAACCGGTGGATTAGATATGAGTCTTTATGAGATCAATGAGATCGTAGATTTAGTTTCCAAAGCAGCTGGTAGAGAAGCTAATATTGTTTTTGGTGCTATAATTTCAGAAAATATGCAGGATGAAGTAAGGGTTACAGTAATAGCTACCAAGTGCGAAAAAGCTATGCCTATGCCGTTATATCAAGAAAGGACAGAAACAATTTCAGTTCGAGAGAAACTAGAGCAAGAAGAAAAAAAGAAGGAAAGAATTTTCCCTTACTCTTCTGAAAATTTAACCGAAAGCCCAGTTTCCAAAGAAAAAGACTTAAGTTTTGATAACAATAAGCCATTAACGGAAGATGACCCAGACCTTACCAAAAAGTTGCCGGATAAAGAAGATCTGGATATACCTACTTTTTTAAGAAGAAAGTACAAAAGGTTTTAA
- a CDS encoding ParA family protein, translating into MRIISVANQKGGVAKTTTSINLGTCLTEFGKKVLLIDMDPQAHTTIGLGIEPNELEKTMLNVLEPNRSPNKLEMEDIVIQMKKFSDGNLYLAPSNIDFASAEYKLIDQIGREDFLNIGIQNCKIKFDYIIVDCPPSLGILTINALKASNEVVIPIQPHYFALRGIEEFMETIKIVHQNLHHFLEIYVLITIADTRSNIAKEVIEETRDFFKERVFKTIIRKNISLVESSSQGIPIIYYDPKSHGAEDYSELAQEVISFEKEKISTRLY; encoded by the coding sequence TTGCGAATTATTTCAGTTGCTAATCAAAAAGGCGGAGTTGCCAAAACCACCACTTCTATTAATTTAGGGACTTGCTTAACTGAGTTTGGGAAAAAAGTACTGCTTATTGATATGGATCCCCAGGCACATACCACCATTGGTTTGGGAATTGAACCCAACGAGTTAGAAAAAACGATGCTCAATGTTCTAGAGCCAAATCGTTCTCCCAATAAGCTTGAAATGGAAGATATTGTAATTCAAATGAAAAAATTCTCTGATGGAAATCTATACTTAGCACCCAGTAACATTGACTTTGCCAGTGCTGAGTACAAATTGATTGATCAGATTGGCAGAGAGGATTTTTTAAATATTGGCATTCAAAATTGTAAAATAAAATTTGATTATATCATTGTTGATTGCCCACCCTCGCTGGGCATATTAACTATTAATGCATTAAAAGCTTCAAATGAAGTGGTTATTCCTATACAGCCTCATTATTTTGCTCTCCGTGGTATCGAAGAATTTATGGAAACAATTAAGATTGTTCATCAAAATTTACATCATTTTTTAGAGATATATGTCCTGATCACCATTGCTGACACGAGAAGTAATATTGCCAAAGAAGTTATTGAGGAAACAAGAGATTTTTTTAAAGAAAGAGTTTTTAAAACAATTATCAGAAAAAATATTTCTCTGGTGGAGTCTTCCAGTCAGGGAATTCCTATTATATACTATGATCCAAAATCTCATGGAGCAGAAGATTATTCGGAACTTGCTCAAGAGGTGATTTCCTTTGAAAAAGAAAAAATTAGCACGCGGCTTTACTAA
- a CDS encoding long-chain fatty acid--CoA ligase: MILKTLNEMLVNSKNKFKDRPAFKVKRDNSFQAINFGEFYKRVQQFGTGLLELGFKKGDHIGLISENRLEWIISDLAIIGIGAVDVPASGNSYARDIAFKLKHSDSIATILEGEKALTEFLKVFSELPAIKKIILFEPVKVFSEPDEIPEWAKSIPFQANGKINKSFHQKISSILTENNLSLLISEKTKLFLEKYLSEHSKELFTSLKLSGVKELEETLWKKIHIVKKDNIENLPPIISFSQVEDIGEKLVNEGDQRFANMAQKALPDDLITIIYTSGTTSDPKGVMLTHRNIIHNVNNLPPAIGDLHERDRFLSVLPSWHIYERTVEYCAISFGASTAYSKPFKQILLPDLLLEKPTVMCTVPRIWHSLYKGILHKIKNGGKLQQLLFFKGLDTAKRYKNAKRMLENTLPLFDRAQFSSQEMENAKKIVQSLSLLYKITNKLIFKKIRDMLGGEIKFAISGGGALPEDIDIFLDAIGVLVLEGYGLTETSPVIAGRKQHNPIIFTVGEPIPETYVKIVEKENIDIEVPHGQPGVVMVKGDLVMKGYYKNEKKTAEVLKDSWFNTGDLGKKTYNGKYLKIIGRIKDTIVLRGGENVEPQPLEDKLKESPYVNMVIVVGQDKPRLGALIVPDFEALKEYAREKQLNFKDEQDLIKKKEVFSLFQNEQRRLVSKEHGFQPFETVMGIALLPDEFSQEKGEMTESLKLRRFIIHEKYHKEIDQICEK, translated from the coding sequence ATGATTCTAAAAACCCTTAATGAGATGCTGGTTAATAGCAAGAACAAGTTCAAAGATAGACCTGCCTTTAAAGTAAAAAGAGACAATTCTTTTCAAGCAATTAATTTTGGAGAATTTTATAAACGGGTACAACAGTTTGGTACCGGTTTGTTGGAATTGGGTTTTAAAAAAGGTGACCATATCGGTTTAATCTCAGAAAATCGTCTGGAATGGATTATCAGTGATCTGGCTATTATTGGCATTGGGGCAGTAGACGTCCCGGCCAGCGGCAATAGTTATGCCCGGGATATTGCCTTTAAGTTAAAACACTCTGATTCTATAGCTACTATCTTAGAAGGAGAAAAGGCATTAACAGAATTCCTTAAAGTCTTTTCAGAACTTCCCGCTATTAAAAAAATTATTCTTTTTGAACCAGTTAAAGTATTTTCAGAACCTGATGAAATCCCGGAATGGGCTAAGTCAATCCCTTTCCAGGCTAATGGAAAAATTAACAAATCATTCCACCAAAAAATATCTTCTATTCTTACCGAGAATAACCTTAGCTTGTTAATCTCAGAAAAAACAAAATTATTTTTAGAAAAATACCTATCAGAACACAGTAAAGAATTATTTACCAGTTTAAAATTATCCGGAGTAAAGGAATTAGAAGAAACTTTATGGAAGAAGATTCATATAGTTAAGAAAGATAATATTGAGAACTTACCTCCTATTATTTCCTTCTCTCAAGTAGAAGATATAGGGGAAAAATTAGTGAACGAAGGTGACCAGCGTTTTGCTAATATGGCTCAAAAAGCTCTTCCTGATGACTTGATAACTATAATTTATACCTCAGGTACTACCTCAGATCCTAAGGGTGTTATGTTAACTCATCGTAATATCATTCATAATGTTAATAATTTGCCTCCCGCAATAGGAGATTTGCATGAAAGAGACCGTTTTCTTTCTGTCCTACCATCATGGCATATCTATGAAAGAACGGTTGAATACTGTGCTATAAGTTTTGGAGCCTCCACTGCTTACAGCAAACCATTTAAACAAATCTTGTTACCAGACCTCCTATTGGAAAAACCGACAGTAATGTGCACTGTTCCTCGCATATGGCATAGTCTTTATAAAGGAATCTTGCATAAGATCAAAAATGGAGGTAAATTGCAGCAATTACTGTTTTTCAAGGGATTGGATACTGCTAAAAGATATAAAAATGCTAAAAGAATGCTGGAAAATACTTTACCTCTCTTTGATCGTGCCCAATTCTCTTCTCAAGAAATGGAAAACGCTAAAAAAATTGTCCAAAGCTTATCTTTGTTATATAAAATAACCAATAAACTAATTTTTAAAAAAATTCGGGACATGCTAGGTGGTGAGATTAAATTTGCCATTAGCGGAGGAGGGGCTTTGCCGGAAGATATTGATATTTTTCTGGATGCGATAGGCGTGCTTGTCTTAGAAGGATATGGCCTTACCGAAACCTCTCCGGTCATAGCAGGAAGAAAACAGCATAATCCTATCATCTTCACAGTAGGTGAACCTATTCCCGAGACATACGTAAAAATAGTAGAGAAAGAAAATATTGATATCGAAGTGCCTCATGGTCAGCCAGGTGTAGTTATGGTTAAAGGTGATTTGGTCATGAAGGGTTATTATAAAAATGAAAAGAAGACCGCTGAGGTACTGAAAGATAGTTGGTTTAATACTGGTGACTTGGGTAAAAAGACCTATAATGGCAAATACCTGAAAATAATTGGCAGAATAAAAGATACCATCGTGTTAAGAGGAGGAGAAAATGTAGAACCTCAGCCTCTGGAAGACAAATTAAAAGAAAGTCCTTATGTTAATATGGTAATTGTGGTAGGACAGGATAAACCCAGATTGGGTGCTCTAATTGTGCCTGATTTTGAAGCTCTTAAAGAATACGCTCGTGAAAAACAACTCAACTTTAAGGATGAACAAGACTTAATTAAAAAGAAAGAGGTTTTTTCTCTCTTTCAAAATGAACAAAGGCGATTGGTATCTAAAGAGCATGGCTTCCAACCATTCGAAACAGTAATGGGAATCGCCTTGTTGCCAGATGAATTCTCCCAGGAAAAAGGAGAGATGACAGAAAGCCTTAAACTAAGAAGATTTATTATCCATGAAAAATATCATAAAGAGATTGACCAGATATGTGAAAAGTAA
- a CDS encoding LysM peptidoglycan-binding domain-containing protein has protein sequence MSKSIATIFIILIIIIAGFAYLNYNRLNQIQSDLLQKEALLKESDKLIKEQESTLVQLEEKVKEVLEKEELLPEEYMTVEKEDELLKQLDKYQEELLALQTKMEGVLQESKSDTKDLSLLREEKSKLEALLTEREVQWLEKEEESRRIINSLQQEIKQYEAEIELIGNKVSNIGQNLESEKLKRKELEQDMVKHEETIGNLRRQLTVKQDDESYAQQISQLELNKKQLEEEIAQKDSNLLQFQQEYQELQNQLTEYEQQMEKLQEEIVQALEQKEMLSEIKDNLAQMEMEKSKLEKILQEKETQWLEGEQIHKDTIAILQEEIMKYESNIKEIGKEILVLQEDLIKEKSLQEPIQKEREALEKILVEKQEEWKKQNEENRGLISYLKEQLEKYKEEIDLIKLDSDLFKEEIATQLEFQQQNLSQIRERGEQISLLTSQIEQYMHKIEDYEKTVAEISIKLQQQEDISYQEQQNLMETIRSLVKERDKYQNNINQCHTQVSRLQLEIAELKYKIGLLEKEQEPKYYEVKSGDCLWTIARNKYNEGVAWIKIFKANQDQIENPDLIYPYQQFILPD, from the coding sequence ATGTCAAAGAGTATTGCTACTATTTTTATTATATTGATAATTATTATTGCTGGTTTTGCCTATCTCAATTATAATCGTCTGAATCAAATTCAAAGTGATTTGTTACAAAAGGAAGCTTTATTAAAAGAGTCAGATAAATTGATTAAAGAACAGGAAAGTACATTAGTTCAGCTGGAAGAGAAAGTAAAGGAAGTATTAGAAAAAGAAGAGCTTCTCCCAGAAGAATATATGACAGTAGAGAAAGAAGATGAACTATTAAAACAGTTGGATAAATACCAGGAGGAATTGTTGGCACTGCAAACTAAAATGGAGGGAGTGTTACAAGAAAGCAAATCTGATACCAAAGACCTTTCTCTTTTAAGAGAAGAAAAATCTAAATTAGAAGCTTTACTGACTGAAAGGGAAGTTCAATGGCTGGAAAAAGAAGAGGAAAGCAGAAGGATTATTAATTCTTTGCAGCAGGAAATTAAGCAATATGAGGCAGAAATTGAGTTAATAGGTAATAAAGTATCTAATATAGGACAAAACTTAGAGTCGGAGAAGCTGAAAAGAAAAGAACTGGAACAAGATATGGTGAAGCATGAAGAAACCATTGGTAATTTGCGAAGACAGCTTACTGTTAAACAGGATGATGAATCTTATGCACAACAGATAAGCCAATTAGAATTGAATAAAAAACAATTAGAGGAAGAGATTGCTCAAAAAGACTCTAATCTACTTCAATTTCAACAGGAATATCAGGAATTACAAAATCAATTAACTGAATATGAACAACAAATGGAAAAACTTCAGGAAGAAATTGTTCAAGCCCTAGAACAAAAAGAAATGTTATCTGAGATAAAAGATAACCTGGCACAAATGGAAATGGAAAAGAGCAAGCTGGAAAAGATATTACAGGAGAAAGAAACCCAATGGCTTGAAGGGGAACAGATACATAAGGATACTATTGCTATTCTTCAGGAAGAAATTATGAAGTATGAGTCAAATATAAAAGAGATAGGCAAGGAAATACTTGTCCTACAGGAAGATTTAATTAAAGAAAAGTCATTACAGGAACCTATACAGAAGGAGAGAGAAGCACTGGAAAAGATACTGGTAGAAAAGCAAGAGGAGTGGAAAAAACAAAATGAGGAAAATAGAGGGTTAATTTCTTACTTAAAGGAACAATTGGAAAAGTATAAAGAAGAGATTGATTTAATCAAGCTCGATAGTGACCTTTTTAAAGAAGAAATTGCAACCCAATTAGAATTTCAGCAGCAAAACTTATCCCAGATCAGAGAGAGAGGAGAACAGATTTCACTATTAACGTCTCAGATTGAACAATATATGCACAAAATAGAGGATTATGAAAAAACTGTAGCAGAAATAAGCATAAAATTACAACAACAGGAAGATATTAGTTATCAGGAACAGCAGAATTTAATGGAAACCATTCGTTCTCTAGTTAAAGAAAGAGATAAATATCAAAATAATATTAATCAGTGTCATACCCAAGTTAGCAGATTGCAATTAGAGATTGCTGAATTGAAGTATAAAATTGGACTTTTAGAAAAAGAACAAGAACCTAAGTATTACGAAGTGAAAAGCGGAGACTGCCTCTGGACAATCGCCAGAAATAAATATAATGAGGGTGTTGCTTGGATTAAGATATTTAAGGCTAATCAGGACCAGATTGAGAATCCTGATTTAATTTATCCCTATCAGCAATTTATTCTGCCCGACTAA
- a CDS encoding ATP-binding protein yields the protein MGVKKVNFPEIPIEQIRWYCSLGKAGFSSTDDLEACDKILGQERALKALELGLDMEYLGYNLFITGKSGTGRSTTIKGLLQNRKRENVIFDDKCYVHNFKDPDMPRAISLPAGQGNQFKKDMENLVNTLRKHIPLLLESEKYQKSRDALTENFKRKQHTLVKEFEEKVKAENFTIVQIQIGPYTRPDIFPVIDEKPTNLENLEKLVEEGKFPKEELDTIKKKHQEFTQEITLISKKINILQKDLSKKLTELEIKIITPLVEEETTEIKKKYNNIAINSYLNEVKKNVLENISRFQEKEDQTAAIPGLKLTQLTKDAFLEYSVNVIVDNSDTSTSPVIIETHPSYKNLFGIIERRMDRTGHWITDFTKIKAGSLLRANGGFLVLNALDMLLEPSVWPSLKRTLLNRMIEPETYDPFPMFSTSALKPEPIECNVKVIMIGDPFLYQLLYYRDPDFEKIFKIKADFDTVTENNNQNIYQYSCFIKQLCERENLLPFDQSGIEGVIEYAVRLAGRKNKLSTHFNKLVDLLRESDYWAKRDRQKIIQKKHVNTAIKEKIERLNLIENKIQELIVQETLIIDTEGAVVGQVNGLSVYDLGEYSFGKPTRITAKTSMGRAGIINIEREADLSGKTHNKGVLILSGYFRSKYAQDKPLTISASICFEQSYSGVEGDSASSTEAYALISSIANIPIRQDIAVTGSINQKGEIQPIGGVNQKIEGFYDVCKAKGLTGTQGVIIPELNIPDLMLREDVVEAIKNGQFHLYSVKAIDQGIEILTGRKAGDRQKDGKFEKNSVNYLVDQKLLEFAVKLKEFSEEKE from the coding sequence ATGGGTGTCAAGAAAGTTAATTTTCCTGAAATACCTATCGAACAAATACGATGGTACTGCAGTTTAGGAAAAGCAGGTTTTTCTTCCACTGACGATCTAGAAGCTTGTGATAAGATTCTGGGACAGGAAAGAGCATTAAAGGCTTTAGAACTTGGATTGGATATGGAATATTTGGGTTATAACCTTTTTATAACCGGAAAATCTGGAACAGGTCGTAGTACAACCATTAAAGGATTATTACAGAATAGAAAAAGAGAAAATGTTATTTTTGATGATAAATGCTATGTTCATAATTTTAAAGACCCTGATATGCCCCGAGCAATTAGTTTGCCCGCCGGACAGGGCAATCAATTTAAAAAAGATATGGAAAATCTGGTAAATACATTAAGAAAACATATTCCTTTACTTCTGGAAAGTGAAAAATACCAGAAAAGCAGAGATGCTCTTACCGAGAATTTTAAAAGGAAACAACATACTTTGGTTAAGGAATTTGAGGAAAAAGTAAAAGCAGAAAACTTTACCATTGTTCAGATTCAAATAGGTCCTTATACCAGGCCTGATATCTTCCCAGTTATAGATGAAAAACCTACGAACTTAGAAAATTTAGAAAAATTAGTAGAAGAAGGTAAATTCCCTAAAGAAGAATTAGATACAATTAAAAAGAAACACCAAGAATTTACTCAAGAAATTACTTTAATTTCCAAGAAGATCAATATTCTTCAGAAAGATCTAAGTAAGAAATTAACAGAATTAGAAATAAAAATAATTACACCACTGGTGGAAGAAGAGACTACGGAAATAAAGAAAAAATATAATAATATTGCCATTAATTCTTACCTAAATGAGGTTAAAAAAAATGTTCTGGAAAATATAAGTCGTTTTCAGGAAAAAGAAGACCAAACGGCAGCTATTCCGGGACTTAAATTAACTCAATTAACAAAAGATGCCTTTCTGGAATATTCAGTGAATGTAATTGTTGATAATTCTGATACGAGCACTTCTCCTGTCATTATTGAAACTCATCCTTCCTATAAGAATCTATTCGGTATTATTGAAAGAAGAATGGATCGAACCGGGCATTGGATTACGGACTTTACTAAAATAAAAGCAGGATCCCTTTTAAGAGCAAATGGAGGTTTTTTAGTACTAAACGCTCTCGATATGCTGCTTGAACCAAGCGTCTGGCCATCCCTAAAAAGAACCTTATTGAATCGAATGATTGAACCGGAAACCTATGATCCTTTCCCCATGTTTAGCACCTCTGCCTTAAAACCAGAACCTATCGAATGTAATGTTAAAGTAATTATGATTGGTGATCCCTTCCTCTATCAACTTCTATATTACCGCGATCCAGATTTCGAAAAAATTTTTAAAATAAAAGCAGATTTTGATACAGTTACTGAGAATAATAACCAGAATATTTATCAATATTCCTGTTTTATCAAGCAATTATGCGAAAGAGAGAATCTACTTCCCTTTGACCAAAGTGGTATTGAAGGTGTAATAGAATATGCGGTCAGGTTAGCTGGAAGAAAAAATAAATTATCCACCCATTTTAATAAGCTTGTAGATTTACTAAGGGAATCAGATTACTGGGCTAAAAGGGACCGGCAAAAAATTATTCAGAAAAAACATGTTAATACAGCCATTAAAGAAAAAATTGAAAGATTGAATCTCATTGAAAATAAAATACAGGAATTGATTGTACAGGAAACTTTAATTATTGATACAGAAGGAGCAGTGGTAGGGCAAGTAAACGGGCTTTCGGTGTATGACCTGGGAGAATATTCCTTTGGTAAACCAACAAGAATAACAGCTAAGACTTCTATGGGTAGAGCAGGGATTATTAACATTGAAAGAGAGGCTGACCTGAGTGGTAAAACTCACAACAAAGGAGTTCTTATTCTCAGTGGTTATTTTCGTTCTAAATATGCTCAGGACAAACCTCTAACCATAAGTGCCAGTATTTGTTTTGAGCAATCCTATTCTGGAGTTGAGGGAGATAGTGCTTCTTCTACTGAAGCTTATGCACTTATCTCCAGCATTGCTAATATTCCCATCAGACAAGACATTGCGGTAACCGGTTCTATAAACCAAAAAGGAGAGATTCAACCAATTGGTGGAGTAAATCAAAAAATTGAAGGATTTTATGATGTATGCAAAGCAAAAGGTTTAACTGGAACTCAGGGAGTGATAATTCCAGAATTAAATATCCCGGACCTTATGTTAAGAGAAGATGTAGTTGAAGCCATCAAAAATGGTCAATTTCACCTTTATTCTGTAAAGGCTATTGACCAGGGAATAGAAATATTAACCGGTAGAAAAGCTGGTGACAGACAGAAAGACGGAAAATTTGAGAAAAACTCTGTTAATTATCTGGTCGATCAGAAACTGTTAGAATTCGCCGTGAAACTAAAAGAATTTAGTGAAGAAAAAGAATAA
- a CDS encoding tetratricopeptide repeat protein: MKRKIRMGLKTACVLLFFLILFHFSISADNNIRLEELLQSIIEEKTVIPDVYTVINLGNFFFAQQLYPPAHDEYVKALQIDPSNKIALINLGYTFFKIGDFEEALTQLTPLTEDDIAYAYYIRGMIYREQRELDKAIEQYEKVVELIPNHPQLNAELGQLYLDNHQLVKANERFMEMGYYKNRPPIMEKLISYQPNAYCYLHLGNYYRSNGELEQAREAYQKATQFESDERSIALAYFYQGEINLKDHNYDRAIIEKELAQKVYPLGQHQFTFNSFAEALIEIGDQYYHNGNLPEALNHYQLATNLANAPDILAEAHYKKGLTYYRSQDYENALREAETALSLNPDYLSDRQRLIDLLIANSWSKITQ; encoded by the coding sequence ATGAAAAGAAAAATAAGAATGGGATTAAAAACTGCTTGCGTTCTCCTTTTTTTTCTTATTTTGTTCCATTTTTCCATTTCTGCTGACAATAATATACGGTTGGAAGAACTTCTCCAGTCAATTATTGAGGAAAAAACAGTGATACCAGATGTTTACACAGTAATCAACTTAGGAAACTTCTTTTTTGCACAGCAGTTATATCCGCCAGCTCATGATGAATACGTCAAAGCTTTACAAATAGATCCTTCTAACAAAATAGCCTTAATTAATCTTGGTTATACCTTTTTTAAAATAGGTGATTTTGAAGAAGCTTTAACACAATTAACTCCGTTAACAGAGGATGATATAGCCTATGCTTATTATATTAGAGGAATGATTTACAGGGAACAGCGAGAATTAGATAAAGCGATTGAGCAATACGAAAAGGTAGTAGAACTTATTCCCAATCATCCTCAATTAAATGCTGAATTAGGGCAGCTCTATCTTGATAATCACCAGCTCGTTAAAGCAAATGAAAGATTTATGGAAATGGGATATTATAAGAATCGCCCACCCATAATGGAAAAACTTATCTCCTATCAACCAAATGCCTATTGTTACCTTCATTTAGGAAATTATTACCGAAGCAATGGGGAACTGGAACAAGCTCGAGAAGCTTATCAAAAAGCAACTCAATTTGAAAGCGATGAACGATCTATTGCCTTAGCTTATTTTTATCAGGGAGAAATTAACCTTAAAGACCATAATTATGATCGGGCTATAATTGAAAAAGAGCTTGCCCAGAAAGTTTATCCGTTAGGTCAACACCAATTTACTTTTAACAGTTTTGCCGAAGCATTGATTGAAATTGGTGATCAGTATTACCACAATGGCAATTTACCTGAAGCACTTAACCATTACCAATTAGCTACTAACCTGGCTAACGCTCCAGATATTTTAGCTGAAGCTCATTATAAAAAAGGTTTGACTTATTATCGCAGTCAGGATTATGAAAATGCATTAAGAGAAGCTGAAACTGCCTTATCCCTTAATCCTGATTACCTATCTGACAGACAAAGATTAATTGATTTACTAATTGCCAATAGTTGGTCAAAAATTACTCAATAA